One Tenrec ecaudatus isolate mTenEca1 chromosome 12, mTenEca1.hap1, whole genome shotgun sequence DNA segment encodes these proteins:
- the ATP5MF gene encoding ATP synthase F(0) complex subunit f, mitochondrial produces the protein MASPVPLKEKRLLDVRISELPSWVLMRDFTPTGIFGAFRRGYDRYYSKYVNVRKGSVAGLSMVLAAYVVFSYCLSYKELKHERLRKYH, from the exons ATGGCGTCTCCCG TGCCCCTGAAGGAGAAGCGCCTCCTGGATGTCAGGATCTCAGAGCTGCCCAGCTGGGTGCTGATGCGGGACTTCACCCCGACGGGCATTTTCGGCGCCTTTCGGAGAG GTTACGATCGGTATTATAGCAAGTATGTCAACGTGAGGAAGGGGAGCGTCGCAGGCCTGTCCATGGTGTTGGCGGCCTATGTGGTTTTCAGCTACTGCCTATCCTACAAGGAGCTCA AACACGAGCGATTACGGAAGTACCACTGA